A window of Sporohalobacter salinus genomic DNA:
GTATAATTGTTTTTAATTTATGCTCTGGACATAAACTATATTTATAAATAATATAAAATTGGTTTTTAAAACTGGCTATTGGTGATAATCTAATAACAAAAAATTATAGAAGGAGGATAATAAAAATGGAAAAAGAAGAATTATTTCAAGAGATTAGTAGTTTATTAGTGGAGATGGAAGAGGAGGCGGTTGTAGAGTTATGTAAGAAGTCTTTGGAACTTGGGATACCAGCCTATGAAACAATAACAGAAGGTCTTATAGCTGGAATGGATGAAGTAGGAAGGTTGTATGAAGAGGAAGAATACTTCTTACCAGAGGTGCTTATCTGTTCAGATGCAATGAATGCTGGTTTAGATATAGTAAAACCTCATTTAGATCAGGATGATATGGATGAATCAATTAAAGCAGTTATTGGAGTTATAGAAGGGGATACTCATGATATAGGCAAGAATTTAGTTAGAATAATGATGGAAGCAGCAGGATTTGAAGTATATGATTTAGGAAGGGATGTACCATTAGATAATTTTATTCAGAAGGCAGAGGAAGTGGAGGCAGATATTATAGGAATGTCAACCCTGATGACTACAACAATGGATGGAATGAAGGAGGTAATTGATAAGCTAAAAGAACAGAATATAAGAAATAAATATAAGGTGTTAGTAGGAGGAGGACCTATATCCCAAGGATTTGCAAATAAAATAGGTGCTGACTTATATAGTAAAGATGCTAATGAAGCAGTTAGAAAAATCAAAAAAATGACTGCTGAAATTGAAGCTACAGCATAAATATAAGGGGGGGATTAAAGTGGAATTAGAAATAAGAGAAGATATATTAACACCAAAAGAAAGAGTAACTAGATTTTTAGAAGGTAAACCAATCGATAGGATACCATGCATGCCAATAGTAACAAGTAATACAGCTCATTTAATTGGAAAGACATTAAAGGAATTTCATTTAGATGGAGAGGTTATGGCTCAGTCTTATATTGCTGCTTTTGAAAAATTTGGGTATGACTTAAATTATTTATTTACTAACTGTTCTTATACTGCTGAAGCAATGGGAGCAGAACTTGTTTATTATGAAGATGAACCAGCAAGTTGTGATGAAGCTATTATTAAGACCAGAGAAGATTTAGCTAAAATTAAAGTTGCTGATAAGGATGATGGTAAATTTCCAGTATTCTATGAAGCATTAGATATTTTAAATGAAGAGATAGGAGATCAAATATTTTCAGCGGTATGTTTTTCTGGACCTTTATCGACTGCAGCAACGTTAAGAGGCGCAGAATCTTTTGTAAAGGATACTTATAAAGATCCTGAACTCTGTCATGAATTATTAAGGATGGCTACTGATACTTGCAAAAACTTTGTGAGAGAAATAATAAATCATGGAGGTATGCCAATTATCTTAGAACCTTTTGCTTCTGGAAGAATATTTGGTCCCAAAACTTTTGAAAAGTTTGCCTTACCATATGTAAAAGAAGTGGTTGATCTAAGTCATGAGTTAAACTCTATAGTACCTCTTCATATATGTGGTGTAACACATAAGATCATTGGTAAAATGGCTGAAACAGGTGCAGATGTTCTCAGTATTGATGACTGTGATCTAGAACTTGCTAAAAAAGAAGTTGGAGGACGAGCAGTAATCTTAGGTAGAGTTAGTCCTGCGGATGACTTATTATTTGGACCTGCTGAAAAGATTAAGAAGGTTTGTAAAGAACATATTGAGATTATGAAGGATTATGAACCAGGATATATTTTAGCTACAGGCTGTGAAACATCTCCTAAAATTCCATTTGACCATATTCAAGTATTAGTAGATGCAGCTAGAAGTTATGGAGCATATGACTATAACGGATAGAAGAGGTGTTTAATTTGAATAGTAAGCAAAGACTGTTGAAAGTATTAAAGGGAGAGCAGGTTGACCGTCCTCCTGTTATTTGTCCTGGAGGTATGATGAATGCTGGAGTTACTGAACTTCTTACAGATATAGAAGAAAATCATAATGTAGACCCTGATGCTATGGTTGAAGTTGCAGAAAAGATTTGTGACTTAACTGGATTTGAAAATTATGGTGTACCTTTTTGTATGACTGTTGAATGTGAGCCTTTGGGTATAGAGCTAGACATGGGAAGTAAGACTGTTGAACCAAGGGTAACAGAATATAATCAAGGAAAAATTGAAGAGATAATGGAAAACTACGAAGTTGATCCTAAACAAGATAAGAGAATGCCTGTGGTTCTTGATGCTATAAGTAGGCTTAAAAATGATGAAGTGCCTGTAATTGGGAATATAACTGGTCATGTTAGTACAGCAACATCGATAATTGATCCTCTTATGGGAATCAAAATGATAAGAAAGCAGCCAGAGAGAATATATGATTTCTTTGAGTATATAAATAATTACTTAATAGAGTATGCAGAGGAGATGATTAAAGCAGGAGCAGATATAATAGCAGTATCTGATCCTACTGCTACTGGTGAAATATTAGGCAGTGATAATTTTGAAAAGTTTGCTGTACCTTTTTATAGGGACTTAGTAAAAGCGGTTCATGATTTAGATGTTCCAGTTATTATACACATCTGTGGAGATGCAAAAACAATTTTAGATAGTTTAAATTTAATAGGAGCCGATGCTTTTAGTTTTGATTCTAGGGTAAATATGAAGTTTGCAAATTCAAAGCTAGAGACAGGGCTTATGGGAAATATAAATACACAATTACTTCATACAGGAGAGAAGAATAAAATAATATCTATAACCAACAATGCTATAAATTCAGGAGTAGATATAGTATCGCCAGCCTGTG
This region includes:
- a CDS encoding corrinoid protein — its product is MKMEKEELFQEISSLLVEMEEEAVVELCKKSLELGIPAYETITEGLIAGMDEVGRLYEEEEYFLPEVLICSDAMNAGLDIVKPHLDQDDMDESIKAVIGVIEGDTHDIGKNLVRIMMEAAGFEVYDLGRDVPLDNFIQKAEEVEADIIGMSTLMTTTMDGMKEVIDKLKEQNIRNKYKVLVGGGPISQGFANKIGADLYSKDANEAVRKIKKMTAEIEATA
- a CDS encoding uroporphyrinogen decarboxylase family protein, giving the protein MELEIREDILTPKERVTRFLEGKPIDRIPCMPIVTSNTAHLIGKTLKEFHLDGEVMAQSYIAAFEKFGYDLNYLFTNCSYTAEAMGAELVYYEDEPASCDEAIIKTREDLAKIKVADKDDGKFPVFYEALDILNEEIGDQIFSAVCFSGPLSTAATLRGAESFVKDTYKDPELCHELLRMATDTCKNFVREIINHGGMPIILEPFASGRIFGPKTFEKFALPYVKEVVDLSHELNSIVPLHICGVTHKIIGKMAETGADVLSIDDCDLELAKKEVGGRAVILGRVSPADDLLFGPAEKIKKVCKEHIEIMKDYEPGYILATGCETSPKIPFDHIQVLVDAARSYGAYDYNG
- a CDS encoding uroporphyrinogen decarboxylase family protein, yielding MNSKQRLLKVLKGEQVDRPPVICPGGMMNAGVTELLTDIEENHNVDPDAMVEVAEKICDLTGFENYGVPFCMTVECEPLGIELDMGSKTVEPRVTEYNQGKIEEIMENYEVDPKQDKRMPVVLDAISRLKNDEVPVIGNITGHVSTATSIIDPLMGIKMIRKQPERIYDFFEYINNYLIEYAEEMIKAGADIIAVSDPTATGEILGSDNFEKFAVPFYRDLVKAVHDLDVPVIIHICGDAKTILDSLNLIGADAFSFDSRVNMKFANSKLETGLMGNINTQLLHTGEKNKIISITNNAINSGVDIVSPACGLSMATPIDNLKAMTDFVKRGNS